Proteins encoded within one genomic window of Quadrisphaera setariae:
- a CDS encoding oxidoreductase, translating to MDTFALGNLSVHRVGFGAMQLPGPGVMGPPRDRDAAIAVLRRAVELGVDHIDTAQFYGPDVANELIRAALHPYPDHLVLVSKVGATRDADGGWLPAQRPEQLRSAVEENLRSLGVEQLGAVNLRLHDGQGHGDEHDEQPVALEDQLGEMVALRDEGKIAGVGISTATRAQVQQAVDQAGIVCVQNAFSLLDQSDADVLDLCHEAGVAYVPYFPLGSAFPGTPKVVEDPAVLAVAARTGATPAQVGLAWLLAHRPNVLLIPGTSSLAHLEENVAVAEVGLSPEDVAQLERER from the coding sequence GTGGACACCTTTGCTCTGGGCAACCTGTCGGTGCACCGCGTCGGGTTCGGGGCGATGCAGCTCCCCGGTCCAGGCGTCATGGGTCCTCCGCGCGACCGCGACGCGGCGATCGCGGTGCTGCGGCGGGCCGTCGAGCTGGGCGTCGACCACATCGACACCGCGCAGTTCTACGGGCCCGACGTCGCCAACGAGCTCATCCGCGCGGCGCTGCACCCGTACCCCGACCACCTCGTGCTGGTCTCCAAGGTCGGTGCGACCCGCGACGCCGACGGTGGCTGGCTGCCCGCGCAGCGACCCGAGCAGCTGCGCTCGGCCGTCGAGGAGAACCTCCGCTCGCTGGGGGTGGAGCAGCTCGGCGCGGTGAACCTGCGCCTGCACGACGGTCAGGGGCACGGCGACGAGCACGACGAGCAGCCCGTGGCGCTCGAGGACCAGCTGGGCGAGATGGTCGCGCTGCGCGACGAGGGCAAGATCGCTGGCGTCGGCATCTCCACCGCCACGCGCGCGCAGGTCCAGCAGGCCGTCGACCAGGCCGGGATCGTGTGCGTGCAGAACGCCTTCAGCCTGCTGGACCAGTCCGACGCCGACGTGCTGGACCTCTGCCACGAGGCGGGTGTCGCGTACGTGCCCTACTTCCCGCTCGGCTCGGCCTTCCCTGGCACGCCGAAGGTGGTGGAGGACCCCGCGGTGCTCGCCGTCGCCGCCCGCACCGGCGCCACCCCGGCGCAGGTCGGTCTGGCCTGGCTGCTGGCCCACCGGCCCAACGTGCTGCTCATCCCCGGCACCTCGAGCCTCGCGCACCTGGAGGAGAACGTGGCGGTGGCGGAGGTCGGGCTGTCACCGGAGGACGTCGCACAGCTCGAGCGCGAGCGCTGA
- a CDS encoding methyltransferase domain-containing protein encodes MTTPEPPQQGSSGFGDVLVSARSLAEYRAMFDLADADLAGSVLDCPGGAASFTAEARRAGVDVVAVDPTYPPAGPAAERGRALRALGEHAAAEAERGSAWARERAADFAWTFFPTPEDHLAERLRAAAAFAAHASSEPDHYVQASLPRLPFADGAVDLVLCSHLLFTYADRLDDAFHLAALRELVRVARREVRVFPLVVVGGGGEHAGLGALLEQLAAEAVTAELRPTDYRFQRGADRVLVLRPRMIDG; translated from the coding sequence GTGACCACACCCGAACCACCCCAGCAGGGCTCGTCCGGCTTCGGCGACGTGCTCGTCAGCGCCCGGTCCCTCGCCGAGTACCGCGCGATGTTCGACCTCGCCGACGCCGACCTCGCGGGCAGCGTCCTCGACTGCCCCGGCGGAGCGGCCTCCTTCACGGCCGAGGCCCGCCGGGCCGGCGTCGACGTCGTCGCCGTCGACCCCACCTACCCACCGGCAGGGCCCGCCGCGGAGCGCGGTCGAGCGCTGCGGGCGCTCGGCGAGCACGCGGCGGCCGAGGCGGAGCGCGGCTCGGCCTGGGCGCGCGAGCGCGCCGCCGACTTCGCGTGGACCTTCTTCCCCACCCCGGAGGACCACCTCGCCGAGCGCCTCCGTGCCGCGGCCGCGTTCGCGGCCCACGCCTCGTCGGAGCCGGACCACTACGTGCAGGCGTCCCTGCCGCGGCTGCCGTTCGCCGACGGCGCCGTCGACCTGGTGCTGTGCTCCCACCTGCTCTTCACCTACGCCGACCGCCTCGACGACGCCTTCCACCTCGCGGCCCTGCGGGAGCTCGTGCGCGTCGCGCGCCGCGAGGTGCGCGTGTTCCCGCTCGTCGTCGTCGGGGGAGGGGGAGAGCACGCCGGTCTGGGGGCGCTGCTCGAGCAGCTGGCCGCTGAGGCCGTCACCGCTGAGCTCAGGCCGACCGACTACAGGTTCCAGCGCGGAGCCGACCGCGTGCTGGTGCTGCGGCCGAGGATGATCGACGGGTGA
- a CDS encoding AAA family ATPase: MSVLVVIAGPQASGKSTLAPALAERLRAQGEVVAVVELDALAAMALPTLPGWDVAHRIFETVTGLWLRSGTTCVVAEGSGSAAEVASVVRQAPAGTAVLTVGVTTTLDVAYERARADPTRGLSKELGFLTGVYERWPDELRRLAPDVVLDTSERGVEDCVSTLVREVERRHVEASSNG, encoded by the coding sequence GTGAGCGTCCTCGTCGTCATCGCGGGTCCGCAGGCCTCGGGCAAGAGCACCCTGGCGCCTGCTCTGGCGGAGCGGCTGCGCGCGCAGGGGGAGGTCGTCGCCGTCGTCGAGCTCGACGCGCTCGCCGCGATGGCGCTGCCGACGCTGCCCGGCTGGGACGTCGCGCACCGGATCTTCGAGACCGTCACGGGTCTGTGGCTCCGCTCGGGGACCACGTGCGTCGTCGCCGAGGGGAGCGGCTCGGCGGCGGAGGTGGCGAGCGTCGTCCGCCAGGCGCCCGCCGGCACCGCCGTGCTGACGGTCGGGGTGACGACCACGCTGGACGTCGCCTACGAGCGCGCCCGGGCCGACCCGACCCGCGGCCTCTCGAAGGAGCTCGGCTTCCTCACCGGCGTCTACGAGAGGTGGCCGGACGAGCTGCGGCGGCTCGCCCCCGACGTCGTCCTCGACACCAGCGAGCGCGGCGTCGAGGACTGCGTGTCGACCCTGGTGCGAGAGGTCGAGCGACGGCACGTCGAGGCGTCCTCCAACGGGTGA
- a CDS encoding ABC transporter substrate-binding protein produces MTTPALLRPAALAAALLSATLLAGCSAAGASSSSAGSASEAAPAVSESGVRAVTHARGTTEVPDHPQRVVVLEPVQLDTAVALDVVPVGAAVVSATAGVPAYLGVGGRVEPVGTVSEPDLEAIAALAPDLILGTEARHSKLYDQLSQIAPTVFQKSQTDPWQDSVRLVGEALGEPDAATAALAEYTDRCEQVRAAHPTDGMTAQLVRPRDETTLSLYSPTSFAGSTIECVGLTIPQREWAQTIQTDISPEQITQAKADLVLVTASDPADPAAIPAAITANAADFPRVVPVDTSWWISGVGPLGGQKVLDDLDRILSAGS; encoded by the coding sequence GTGACCACCCCTGCCCTCCTCCGCCCGGCTGCCCTCGCGGCCGCGCTCCTCTCCGCGACCCTCCTGGCGGGCTGCTCTGCCGCAGGTGCCAGCTCGTCGAGCGCCGGGTCGGCATCCGAGGCCGCACCTGCCGTGAGCGAGTCCGGCGTCCGTGCCGTGACGCACGCCCGCGGCACCACCGAGGTGCCCGACCACCCGCAGCGCGTCGTGGTGCTCGAGCCCGTGCAGCTCGACACCGCCGTGGCGCTCGACGTGGTGCCCGTCGGCGCGGCCGTCGTCAGCGCCACCGCCGGTGTGCCCGCCTACCTGGGCGTCGGAGGCCGCGTGGAGCCCGTCGGCACCGTGAGCGAGCCCGACCTCGAGGCCATCGCCGCGCTCGCGCCGGACCTCATCCTCGGCACCGAGGCGCGGCACTCGAAGCTGTACGACCAGCTGTCGCAGATCGCCCCGACCGTCTTCCAGAAGTCCCAGACCGACCCCTGGCAGGACAGCGTCCGTCTGGTCGGCGAGGCCCTGGGCGAGCCGGACGCCGCCACCGCTGCGCTGGCGGAGTACACCGACCGCTGCGAGCAGGTCCGCGCCGCGCACCCCACCGACGGCATGACCGCGCAGCTCGTCCGCCCGCGTGACGAGACCACGCTCAGCCTCTACAGCCCGACCTCCTTCGCGGGCAGCACCATCGAGTGCGTCGGGCTGACGATCCCGCAGCGCGAGTGGGCGCAGACCATCCAGACGGACATCTCCCCGGAGCAGATCACCCAGGCGAAGGCCGACCTCGTGCTGGTCACCGCCTCTGACCCGGCCGACCCGGCCGCCATCCCCGCGGCCATCACCGCGAACGCCGCGGACTTCCCGCGCGTGGTGCCCGTCGACACCAGCTGGTGGATCTCCGGTGTGGGGCCGCTGGGGGGCCAGAAGGTCCTCGACGACCTCGACAGGATCCTCAGCGCCGGCTCCTGA
- a CDS encoding diadenosine tetraphosphate hydrolase produces the protein MEGWREDRVGSALRGENPRVFARLPGAFAAMGDAQFLPGYCVLLTDDPTATRLSDLDVGARRDYLDSAAALAAAVEGACAAADPAFRRVNIEILGNASPFLHTHVWPRYDWEPDDVVRRPVWIHPLERWHDPATALGPQHDALRQAIADRL, from the coding sequence GTGGAGGGCTGGCGCGAGGACCGGGTCGGATCAGCGCTGAGGGGCGAGAACCCCAGGGTCTTCGCGCGGCTGCCCGGGGCCTTCGCCGCCATGGGCGACGCGCAGTTCCTGCCCGGCTACTGCGTGCTGCTCACCGATGACCCGACCGCCACGAGGCTGTCCGACCTGGACGTCGGTGCGCGGCGCGACTACCTGGACAGCGCGGCGGCCTTGGCCGCAGCGGTGGAGGGCGCGTGCGCGGCGGCCGACCCGGCGTTCCGGCGCGTCAACATCGAGATCCTCGGGAACGCGAGCCCGTTCCTGCACACCCACGTCTGGCCCCGCTACGACTGGGAGCCGGACGACGTGGTCCGGCGCCCGGTGTGGATCCACCCCCTGGAGCGCTGGCACGACCCGGCCACCGCCCTCGGCCCCCAGCACGACGCACTCCGGCAGGCGATCGCGGACCGGCTCTGA
- a CDS encoding SRPBCC family protein → MTARPIDKTIDIAAPPQRVWEVLFGDATYREWTSVFAEGSYADTDWREGSTVRFLGPEGGGMLGRIVVGRPHELLDVEYDGFVSQGRVDTDSDAAREYRGTHESYRLEAVDAGTHLAVSAPVGEEHYDAMVGAWDDALTRVKQLAEADPRG, encoded by the coding sequence ATGACCGCCCGACCGATCGACAAGACCATCGACATCGCCGCCCCGCCGCAGCGCGTGTGGGAGGTGCTGTTCGGCGACGCCACCTACCGGGAGTGGACCTCCGTCTTCGCGGAGGGCTCCTACGCCGACACCGACTGGCGGGAGGGCAGCACCGTCCGCTTCCTCGGTCCCGAGGGCGGCGGCATGCTCGGTCGCATCGTCGTGGGCCGCCCTCACGAGCTGCTCGACGTCGAGTACGACGGCTTCGTCTCGCAGGGCCGTGTCGACACCGACAGCGACGCCGCCCGCGAGTACCGCGGGACCCACGAGTCCTACCGCCTGGAGGCGGTGGACGCCGGCACGCACCTCGCCGTGTCAGCGCCCGTGGGGGAGGAGCACTACGACGCCATGGTCGGCGCCTGGGACGACGCGCTGACACGCGTCAAGCAGCTCGCCGAGGCCGACCCGCGCGGCTGA
- a CDS encoding metallophosphoesterase family protein: MVRIAVVSDVHGNLTAYRAVLEDAERRGADVVLNLGDVAGKGPRGSECVALTRERCSVTVMGNWEVVLSDLSRRMTHPGMQWWRAELTDDDRAWMRSLPVAHHLLLSGRQVRFVHASTDSPFTRIWRHHSKEEFDSFFAATPLTERDGPSPTPDVAVYGDLHHAYSEVIDGRTLINCGSAGNPLDEDPQLSYLLLEGELGSAEAAPFAYQFVRVPYDVDAEVAVARDLAMPLALEYEVELRTGVYRSLHVERGLRTPPVER; this comes from the coding sequence GTGGTGCGCATCGCCGTCGTCTCGGACGTCCACGGCAACCTCACCGCCTACCGCGCGGTGCTCGAGGACGCCGAGCGCCGCGGCGCCGACGTCGTCCTCAACCTCGGTGACGTCGCCGGCAAGGGGCCGCGCGGCTCGGAGTGCGTGGCGCTCACGCGGGAGCGCTGTTCGGTGACGGTGATGGGCAACTGGGAGGTCGTGCTCTCGGACCTGTCCCGCCGCATGACGCACCCCGGCATGCAGTGGTGGCGCGCGGAGCTGACCGACGACGACCGCGCCTGGATGCGCTCCCTGCCCGTCGCTCACCACCTGCTGCTGTCGGGGCGGCAGGTGCGGTTCGTGCACGCCTCCACCGACAGCCCGTTCACGCGGATCTGGCGGCACCACAGCAAGGAGGAGTTCGACTCCTTCTTCGCGGCCACGCCGCTGACCGAGCGCGACGGACCGAGCCCCACCCCCGACGTCGCCGTCTACGGCGACCTCCACCACGCGTACAGCGAGGTCATCGACGGGCGGACGCTCATCAACTGCGGCTCGGCGGGCAACCCCCTCGACGAGGACCCGCAGCTCAGCTACCTCCTGCTGGAGGGCGAGCTGGGCTCCGCGGAGGCCGCGCCCTTCGCCTACCAGTTCGTGCGGGTGCCGTACGACGTCGACGCCGAGGTGGCGGTCGCACGCGACCTGGCGATGCCCCTGGCGCTCGAGTACGAGGTGGAGCTGCGCACCGGGGTCTACCGCTCGCTGCACGTGGAGCGAGGCCTGCGAACCCCTCCCGTGGAGCGCTGA
- a CDS encoding aspartate aminotransferase family protein, with protein MSLLESPTSSTTPTGDLLSPEETYRLDREHVFHSWSAQGPLQPMVITRAEGSHVWDGDGKRYLDLSSQLVNTNIGHQHPAVVAGIVEQAQRLCTIAPQHANAARSRAAQLVAEVAPEGLDTVFFTNGGADAIEHAVRMARLHTGRYKVLSAYRSYHGGTATAVNLTGDPRRWPNDYGSAGAVHFFGPFLYRSAFHATTEAEETERALAHLEQLITFEGPGTIAALVLETVPGTAGIMPPPPGYLAGVRELCDRFGIVYIADEVMAGFGRTGRWFAVEHFDVVPDLITFAKGVNSGYVPLGGVVISDAIAATFRDRPFPGGLTYSGHPLACAAAVATITAMHDEGIVENADRLGREVLGPGLRELAERHPVIGEVRGLGVFWALDLVSDRETREPIAPYGGTSEAMGVLVKALKANGVLPFTNYHRLHVVPPCTTTDDEAREGLTALDAALTAVEEHLHLA; from the coding sequence ATGAGCCTGCTCGAGAGCCCCACCAGCTCCACCACCCCGACCGGTGACCTGCTCTCCCCGGAGGAGACCTACCGCCTGGACCGGGAGCACGTCTTCCACTCCTGGTCCGCCCAGGGCCCCCTGCAGCCGATGGTCATCACCAGAGCCGAGGGCTCCCACGTCTGGGACGGCGACGGGAAGCGCTACCTGGACCTGTCCTCCCAGCTGGTGAACACCAACATCGGCCACCAGCACCCGGCAGTGGTCGCCGGCATCGTGGAGCAGGCCCAGCGGCTGTGCACCATCGCCCCCCAGCACGCCAACGCCGCGCGCTCGCGCGCCGCCCAGCTCGTCGCCGAGGTCGCCCCCGAGGGGCTGGACACGGTGTTCTTCACCAACGGCGGTGCTGACGCCATCGAGCACGCCGTCCGCATGGCCCGGCTGCACACCGGCAGGTACAAGGTGCTGTCGGCCTACCGCAGCTACCACGGCGGCACCGCCACCGCGGTCAACCTCACCGGCGACCCGCGCCGCTGGCCCAACGACTACGGCAGCGCCGGCGCGGTGCACTTCTTCGGCCCGTTCCTGTACCGCTCGGCCTTCCACGCCACCACCGAGGCCGAGGAGACCGAGCGCGCCCTGGCGCACCTCGAGCAGCTCATCACCTTCGAGGGCCCCGGCACCATCGCCGCCCTGGTGCTGGAGACGGTGCCGGGCACCGCCGGGATCATGCCGCCGCCGCCGGGCTACCTGGCGGGCGTGCGCGAGCTGTGCGACAGGTTCGGCATCGTCTACATCGCCGACGAGGTCATGGCCGGGTTCGGTCGCACCGGGCGCTGGTTCGCCGTGGAGCACTTCGACGTCGTCCCCGACCTGATCACCTTCGCCAAGGGCGTCAACTCCGGGTACGTGCCCCTGGGCGGGGTCGTCATCAGCGACGCCATCGCCGCGACCTTCCGCGACCGTCCCTTCCCCGGCGGCCTGACGTACTCCGGTCACCCGCTGGCGTGCGCGGCGGCCGTGGCGACGATCACCGCGATGCACGACGAGGGCATCGTCGAGAACGCGGACCGCCTCGGGCGCGAGGTGCTCGGCCCTGGGCTGCGCGAGCTGGCCGAGCGCCACCCCGTCATCGGCGAGGTCCGCGGCCTGGGCGTCTTCTGGGCCCTGGACCTGGTCAGCGACCGCGAGACCAGGGAGCCGATCGCGCCCTACGGCGGCACCAGCGAGGCGATGGGCGTGCTGGTGAAGGCCCTGAAGGCGAACGGGGTGCTGCCGTTCACCAACTACCACCGCTTGCACGTCGTGCCGCCGTGCACGACCACCGACGACGAGGCCCGTGAGGGGCTGACCGCGCTGGACGCCGCGCTGACCGCGGTCGAGGAGCACCTGCACCTCGCCTGA
- a CDS encoding FecCD family ABC transporter permease: MPVRSSEAAAPSSPGADRGRRRRAPLLVVLLAGLAALGAAVVLSLAVGAKPLAPAVVLDALAGRGGADAQYVMGLRLPRTAAAVLAGAALAVAGALVQALTRNPLADPGLLGVNAGAAFAVALGVALLGLHDPWSVLWLALAGALVLSTAVVVVGGVGSAGGAGRGSRGGDPLRLVLAGVALGAALSGITTGLVLSDPDAFDAMRSWHAGSVLGRGWDVLGPALPFVVAGLVVAAVCARGLDALSLGDDLARSQGVRVAPLRLAVVAAVTLLAGAATAVAGPLVFVGLVAPRVARWLVGPALGRLLPTCLLLGPVLVLLSDVLGRVVITPAEVPVGVVIGVVGAPLLIAVVRRSTR, from the coding sequence ATGCCCGTCCGCTCGTCGGAGGCCGCTGCGCCGTCGTCGCCCGGGGCTGACCGCGGACGACGACGACGTGCGCCGCTGCTCGTGGTCCTGCTGGCGGGGCTCGCCGCGCTGGGAGCTGCCGTGGTGCTGTCGCTGGCGGTGGGCGCCAAGCCGCTGGCGCCGGCGGTGGTGCTGGACGCGCTGGCCGGGCGGGGCGGCGCGGACGCTCAGTACGTCATGGGGCTGCGGCTGCCCCGGACGGCCGCCGCCGTGCTCGCCGGCGCCGCGCTCGCGGTGGCCGGCGCGCTCGTGCAGGCCCTCACGCGCAACCCCCTGGCCGACCCGGGGCTGCTGGGCGTCAACGCGGGCGCCGCGTTCGCCGTCGCGCTCGGGGTGGCGCTGCTCGGCCTGCACGACCCGTGGTCGGTGCTGTGGCTCGCCCTCGCGGGAGCGCTGGTGCTCAGCACGGCGGTGGTGGTGGTCGGCGGCGTGGGGTCGGCAGGTGGCGCCGGCCGTGGGAGCCGAGGAGGAGACCCGCTGCGGCTGGTGCTCGCGGGGGTGGCGCTCGGAGCGGCGCTGTCCGGCATCACGACCGGGCTCGTGCTCAGCGACCCCGACGCCTTCGACGCGATGCGCAGCTGGCACGCCGGCTCCGTGCTCGGCCGCGGCTGGGACGTGCTGGGGCCGGCGCTGCCGTTCGTGGTCGCGGGCCTGGTGGTCGCCGCCGTGTGCGCTCGCGGGCTCGACGCGCTCTCCCTCGGCGACGACCTCGCACGCTCCCAGGGGGTGCGGGTCGCGCCCCTGCGCCTGGCCGTCGTGGCCGCGGTGACGCTGCTCGCCGGTGCTGCCACCGCGGTGGCCGGGCCGCTGGTGTTCGTCGGGCTCGTGGCGCCGCGCGTGGCCCGGTGGCTCGTGGGTCCGGCGCTCGGCCGGCTCCTGCCGACGTGCCTGCTGCTCGGACCGGTGCTCGTGCTCCTGTCCGACGTGCTCGGCCGCGTGGTCATCACCCCCGCCGAGGTGCCGGTGGGCGTGGTGATCGGAGTGGTCGGCGCACCGCTGCTCATCGCCGTCGTGCGGCGGAGCACCCGGTGA
- a CDS encoding VOC family protein, translating into MVSRTANSCIDSRDPQAQVAWWAQVLDDYEPDEDGGDDEAGLVGPAGRSLIFLRVPEPKTVKNRMHLCLRPVDRSRDEEVDRLLGLGATLLDDLRTPDAGWAVLADPEGNEFCVLTTNADEAGVSRR; encoded by the coding sequence GTGGTCTCCCGCACGGCGAACTCCTGCATCGACTCCCGCGACCCGCAGGCCCAGGTGGCCTGGTGGGCCCAGGTGCTCGACGACTACGAGCCTGACGAGGACGGCGGTGACGACGAAGCCGGCCTCGTGGGTCCGGCCGGGCGGAGCCTCATCTTCTTGCGGGTGCCCGAGCCGAAGACGGTGAAGAACCGCATGCACCTGTGCCTGCGTCCCGTCGACCGCAGCCGCGACGAGGAGGTCGACCGCCTCCTGGGTCTGGGGGCGACCCTCCTCGACGACCTCCGCACTCCCGACGCCGGGTGGGCGGTGCTCGCCGACCCCGAGGGCAACGAGTTCTGCGTGCTCACCACGAACGCCGACGAGGCGGGCGTCTCCCGGAGGTAG
- a CDS encoding FecCD family ABC transporter permease, translating to MTALAGRVAAAVRPRRRRSREAAVGAALVVVVLVLVVASLGLGQFRLTPGEVLRALAGDGLGHVVVVQWRLPRALAAVVLGFGLAVSGALFQTVTRNPLASPDVVGLAHGAFTGVLVALVLGAGSWTVLTASAVAGGLAAALAVWLLASGGAVGGLRLVVVGIGVSALLASVNTWLLLQVELDVAMFASAWGAGSLNGVTAVQALPAGVLVAVLVLGALALARSLRQLDLGDDVAAATGVRVARVRAVALVLGVLLVCVATAVVGPVAFVALVSPHVARRLARTPHQPLLLSGAVGSLLLLASDVVAQHLLPVPLPAGVVTVSLGGAYLVHLVAREVRRR from the coding sequence GTGACCGCTCTCGCTGGGCGTGTCGCTGCCGCGGTCCGGCCTCGGCGCCGGCGCTCGCGGGAGGCGGCGGTGGGCGCGGCGCTCGTCGTCGTCGTCCTGGTCCTGGTGGTGGCGAGCCTGGGGCTGGGGCAGTTCCGGCTCACCCCGGGGGAGGTCCTGCGGGCGCTGGCGGGTGACGGCCTCGGGCACGTGGTGGTGGTGCAGTGGAGGCTGCCGCGGGCGCTGGCGGCGGTGGTGCTCGGGTTCGGGCTGGCCGTGTCGGGGGCGCTGTTCCAGACCGTGACGCGCAACCCGCTGGCCAGCCCCGACGTGGTCGGGCTCGCGCACGGGGCGTTCACCGGCGTGCTCGTGGCGCTCGTGCTCGGAGCCGGGAGCTGGACGGTGCTCACGGCGAGCGCGGTGGCCGGCGGGCTGGCCGCGGCGCTGGCGGTGTGGCTGCTGGCCAGCGGGGGAGCGGTCGGCGGGCTGCGACTGGTGGTGGTCGGCATCGGGGTCTCGGCGCTGCTGGCGTCGGTGAACACGTGGCTGCTGCTGCAGGTGGAGCTCGACGTGGCGATGTTCGCCTCCGCGTGGGGCGCTGGGTCGCTCAACGGCGTCACCGCGGTGCAGGCCCTGCCCGCCGGGGTGCTCGTGGCGGTGCTGGTGCTGGGGGCGCTGGCGCTGGCTCGATCGCTGCGGCAGCTGGACCTCGGCGACGACGTGGCCGCCGCCACCGGCGTGCGCGTGGCGCGCGTGCGGGCGGTGGCGCTGGTGCTCGGCGTGCTGCTCGTGTGCGTGGCCACCGCCGTGGTCGGGCCGGTGGCGTTCGTGGCGCTGGTCTCGCCGCACGTCGCGCGACGGCTGGCGCGCACGCCCCACCAGCCGCTGCTGCTGTCCGGGGCGGTGGGGTCACTGCTGCTGCTCGCCTCCGACGTGGTGGCCCAGCACCTGCTGCCGGTGCCGCTGCCTGCCGGCGTGGTGACGGTCTCCCTCGGCGGCGCCTACCTCGTGCACCTCGTGGCCCGCGAGGTGCGGCGGCGCTGA
- a CDS encoding cupin domain-containing protein codes for MRAPRRLLCADALSADLPEPLPAGEAVIAGAPTARYLELAGPEGVEVGLWEMTPGSARDTEAEEVFVVLAGRATVTVAVDGDDDEVLELAAGSVVHLHAGDRTTWTVHEPLRKLYLQLP; via the coding sequence GTGAGGGCGCCCCGCAGGCTGCTGTGCGCCGACGCGCTCAGCGCTGACCTGCCCGAGCCGCTCCCGGCGGGAGAGGCGGTCATCGCCGGCGCCCCCACCGCGCGGTACCTCGAGCTCGCCGGACCGGAGGGCGTCGAGGTGGGTCTGTGGGAGATGACGCCGGGCTCAGCACGCGACACGGAGGCCGAGGAGGTCTTCGTCGTCCTGGCCGGTCGCGCCACCGTCACCGTCGCGGTCGACGGGGACGACGACGAGGTGCTCGAGCTGGCTGCCGGATCCGTGGTGCACCTGCACGCCGGTGACCGCACCACCTGGACCGTGCACGAGCCGCTGCGCAAGCTCTACCTGCAGCTGCCCTGA
- a CDS encoding NAD(P)/FAD-dependent oxidoreductase encodes MSRTRTVWERSAPDPALVVKALEGSEQRVFWLDEAPPAPTADQLTASTSADLVVVGGGYLGLWTAVLAKRRDPGRSVVVLEAETVGWAASGRNGGFCEASTTHGEENGRNRWPAEYDQLERLGRENLDAFARDVDELGLDCHFERTGSLAVAVEPHQVPWLSEAPAAEADGAAHEVMDAAATRAQIDSPIFLAGRWDRDDVALLQPARLARELARAARELGVRVFEHSAVTGIDKPAGGSGKGGPQVVRTARAAVSARQVVLATGVFPALLRRDRLMTVPVYDYVVMTEPLTAEQKRAVGWQNRQGLTDLANQFHYIRLSADDRVLFGGYDAVHHAGGRVDSRYEDRPETYERLASHFFTMFPQLEDVRFSHRWAGAIDTCTRFAAYYGTARRGDLAYARGFTGLGVGATRFAAEVLLDLLAGVPTERTELELVRRKPLPFPPEPATAVGVALTKASLDSADHHQGRRNLFLKALDAAGLGFDS; translated from the coding sequence ATGAGCAGGACCCGGACGGTGTGGGAGCGCAGCGCACCGGACCCCGCGCTGGTGGTCAAGGCCCTGGAGGGCAGCGAGCAGCGGGTGTTCTGGCTCGACGAGGCACCTCCCGCGCCCACCGCCGACCAGCTGACGGCCAGCACGTCGGCCGACCTGGTGGTGGTCGGTGGTGGGTACCTGGGCCTGTGGACCGCGGTGCTGGCGAAGCGTCGCGACCCCGGCCGCAGCGTGGTGGTGCTGGAGGCCGAGACCGTCGGGTGGGCGGCCTCGGGGCGCAACGGCGGCTTCTGCGAGGCGAGCACCACCCACGGCGAGGAGAACGGGCGCAACCGCTGGCCCGCCGAGTACGACCAGCTGGAGAGGCTGGGGCGCGAGAACCTCGACGCCTTCGCCCGCGACGTGGACGAGCTCGGCCTGGACTGCCACTTCGAGCGCACGGGCAGCCTGGCTGTGGCCGTCGAGCCGCACCAGGTGCCGTGGCTGTCCGAGGCCCCGGCCGCAGAGGCGGACGGGGCCGCGCACGAGGTGATGGACGCCGCTGCGACCCGTGCGCAGATCGACTCCCCGATCTTCCTGGCCGGGCGGTGGGACCGCGACGACGTCGCCCTGCTCCAGCCCGCCCGCCTGGCCCGGGAGCTGGCCCGGGCAGCTCGCGAGCTGGGGGTGCGCGTCTTCGAGCACTCCGCCGTCACCGGGATCGACAAGCCCGCTGGGGGCTCGGGCAAGGGCGGCCCCCAGGTGGTCCGCACCGCCCGCGCGGCGGTCTCCGCGCGGCAGGTGGTGCTGGCCACCGGCGTCTTCCCCGCGCTGCTGCGGCGTGACCGCCTCATGACCGTGCCCGTCTACGACTACGTGGTCATGACCGAGCCGCTGACCGCGGAGCAGAAGCGGGCCGTGGGGTGGCAGAACCGCCAGGGGCTGACCGACCTCGCCAACCAGTTCCACTACATCCGCCTGTCCGCGGACGACCGGGTGCTCTTCGGCGGGTACGACGCGGTCCACCACGCCGGCGGGCGCGTCGACTCGCGCTACGAGGACCGTCCCGAGACCTACGAGCGCCTCGCCAGCCACTTCTTCACGATGTTCCCGCAGCTGGAGGACGTGCGCTTCAGCCACCGCTGGGCCGGGGCGATCGACACCTGCACCCGCTTCGCCGCCTACTACGGCACCGCGCGCAGGGGTGACCTGGCCTACGCGCGCGGGTTCACCGGTCTGGGGGTGGGGGCCACGCGCTTCGCCGCGGAGGTGCTGCTGGACCTGCTGGCCGGGGTGCCGACGGAGCGCACCGAGCTGGAGCTGGTGCGGCGCAAGCCGCTGCCGTTCCCCCCGGAGCCGGCGACGGCGGTGGGGGTGGCGCTGACGAAGGCCTCCCTGGACAGCGCCGACCACCACCAGGGCCGGCGCAACCTGTTCCTCAAGGCGCTGGACGCCGCCGGCCTGGGGTTCGACTCGTGA